From one Acidobacteriota bacterium genomic stretch:
- a CDS encoding choice-of-anchor J domain-containing protein produces the protein MRRFASSLLLATGIVFLSSPAASQPLSENFDSVAGLAAAGWVMTNNSNPAGTTAWFQGNTAVFSSQAGAAGSYIAANLNGTTFGGNVSNWLITPALTSLQDGVVLTFYTRTEASAPATDRLEVRLSTNGSSTNVGATDASVGDFTTLLLTVNPTLTPGGYPTAWTLFTATLSGIGAGPVTGRIAFRHVVPNSAANADVVGIDSVILGAGCPPPPPSLVVTTPSEVGTGSPNRVASIAPIGGATYVWGITNGTITGGQGTPQVTFTAGAAGTPLTLTVSVTVGGCPGGGGFANVTVLPLGSAVPFYAVTPCRVIDTRGAAGPSGGPALATGGADRAFVLAGACGIPPGASAVSANVTVTAPGAPGNLVIYRGDGVLPGTSTINFSPGQTRANNAVLQLALDGTGSVKVRNGSAGSVHLVVDVNGYFQ, from the coding sequence ATGCGACGTTTCGCTTCGTCCCTCCTCCTCGCGACGGGGATCGTGTTCCTGTCGAGTCCCGCGGCGAGCCAGCCGCTCTCGGAAAACTTCGATTCGGTCGCCGGCCTCGCTGCGGCCGGATGGGTCATGACGAACAACAGCAACCCCGCGGGGACGACGGCCTGGTTCCAGGGGAACACGGCCGTCTTCTCGTCTCAGGCCGGCGCCGCCGGCAGCTACATCGCGGCGAACCTCAACGGGACCACGTTCGGGGGGAACGTCAGCAACTGGCTCATCACGCCGGCGCTCACGAGCCTTCAGGATGGTGTCGTCCTCACCTTCTACACCCGGACCGAAGCGTCCGCCCCCGCCACCGACCGGCTGGAGGTTCGCCTGAGCACGAACGGCTCGAGCACGAACGTCGGCGCCACGGACGCGAGTGTCGGGGATTTCACGACCCTTCTCCTCACCGTCAACCCCACGCTGACTCCGGGCGGGTACCCGACGGCGTGGACTCTCTTCACGGCCACCCTTTCGGGAATCGGCGCGGGACCGGTCACGGGCCGCATCGCGTTCCGGCACGTGGTCCCGAACAGCGCGGCGAACGCCGACGTCGTCGGAATCGACTCGGTGATCCTCGGGGCCGGGTGTCCGCCGCCGCCGCCCTCCCTCGTGGTGACGACTCCCTCGGAGGTCGGGACGGGCTCGCCGAATCGCGTCGCGAGCATCGCGCCGATCGGCGGGGCGACCTACGTCTGGGGAATCACGAACGGGACGATCACGGGCGGCCAGGGGACGCCCCAGGTCACCTTCACGGCGGGAGCGGCCGGGACGCCGCTGACGCTCACCGTGAGCGTCACGGTCGGCGGATGTCCGGGGGGCGGCGGTTTTGCGAACGTGACGGTCCTGCCGCTCGGGTCGGCGGTTCCTTTCTACGCGGTGACGCCCTGCCGGGTGATCGACACGCGCGGCGCGGCAGGTCCGTCCGGCGGACCCGCGCTTGCGACAGGCGGCGCGGACCGGGCGTTCGTGCTCGCCGGCGCATGCGGCATTCCGCCGGGCGCGTCCGCCGTGTCCGCGAACGTCACGGTGACGGCTCCGGGCGCGCCGGGCAATCTCGTGATCTATCGGGGCGACGGAGTCCTGCCGGGGACGAGCACGATCAACTTCTCTCCCGGGCAGACGCGCGCGAACAACGCCGTGCTGCAGCTCGCGCTCGACGGCACGGGGAGCGTGAAGGTGCGCAACGGGTCGGCCGGGAGCGTGCATCTCGTCGTCGACGTGAACGGCTACTTCCAGTAA
- a CDS encoding acyl-CoA thioesterase, translating into MSGRVFSVAFEVRFPEVDSYGVVWHGHYVQYFEVARNALCAAFGLTPADALAHGYKVPITKVSMDLKRPARLDDRLVVTARLAPPEVAKLVMSYEIRREASGELLASGATEQVLLDPSGQLLLTFPAPVKTLVARILAFQRGEAEPDASKILPPA; encoded by the coding sequence ATGAGCGGCCGCGTCTTCTCCGTCGCGTTCGAGGTGCGATTCCCCGAGGTCGACTCGTACGGCGTCGTCTGGCACGGCCACTACGTCCAGTACTTCGAGGTCGCGCGCAACGCGCTCTGCGCGGCGTTCGGCCTCACGCCGGCCGACGCGCTCGCACACGGTTACAAGGTGCCGATCACGAAGGTGTCGATGGACCTGAAGCGCCCCGCGCGCCTCGACGACCGGCTCGTCGTCACCGCCCGCCTCGCGCCTCCCGAGGTCGCAAAGCTCGTGATGAGCTACGAGATCCGGCGGGAGGCGTCGGGAGAGCTCCTCGCGTCGGGCGCGACGGAGCAGGTGCTCCTCGACCCGTCCGGCCAGCTCCTGCTGACGTTTCCCGCGCCCGTGAAGACGCTCGTCGCGCGCATCCTCGCGTTCCAGCGCGGCGAGGCCGAGCCGGACGCGTCGAAGATTCTCCCGCCAGCCTGA
- a CDS encoding lamin tail domain-containing protein yields the protein MFVRSRVLRLLVLLLSFLPAARIAAVSNTIVISQVYGGGGNSGATYKNDFVELFNRGTTTVSLNGWSVQYGSATGTTWQVTNLTNVSLAPGQYYLVQEAQGAGGSVNLPTPDATGTIAMGATAGKIALVSATTALSGACPTGGAIVDFVGFGTTANCSETAPAPAPSNTTADLRGSGGCTETDANSTDFASGAPNPRNTATTLAPCSGGSLALSINDVALAEGNSGTTTFTFTVSLSAPAPAGGVTFNIATQDSTATVVDSDYVTRSLIGQSISAGNSTYTFDVTVNGDATVEPNETFFVNVTSVVGTGVTVADGQGVGTITNDDVVLTPIYTIQGSGATSPLVSTAVSTSGIVIGVKSNGFFLQDPLGDGNPNTSDGIFVFTSSAPPAAAAVGNSVLVTGTVQEFIPSADANSPPMTELALSPTVSLLSTGNPLPAPFVLTAADTSPLGAIDQLERFEGMRVSVASMTVVAPTSGTVSEASATATSNGVFYGVITGIARPFREAGVEVPDPLPSGAPCCVPRFDANPERLRVDGDGLVGGTALEVTSGAVVTNLVGPLDYGFRTYTILPDPGSSPGVSGNVTFTPVPLPASDEFTVTSFNMQRFFDTADEPGVSDVVLTGTAFNNRLNKASLAIRSVLRTPDIIGVEEMENLTTLQAVATKVNADAVAASEPDPSYQAFLVEGNDVGGIDVGFLVKSSRVSVVDVTQVNKDETYTDPNTGNPALLNDRPSLVLRATVAPPSGPAFPITVIVNHLRSLSGVDDPADGNRVRTKRRAQAESLANLIQARQIANSAERIISLGDYNAFQVNDGYVDVIGTVKGTPTPATDVVLASADLVNPDLTDLLDLLPAADRYSYSFDGNAQVLDHELVNAALLPFVSRVAYARSNADFPESFRNDPNRPERISDHDMAVAYVRFPAPATATVSGDATICFGSATTIQAALTGTPPWSVTWSDSVVQSNVLSSPATRVVNPTVTTTYTVTAVADANGPGTASGSAQIVVSPPPPQVPPVMTAPSFVGAGSPNRAASVASITGAAYLWTITNGTITAGQGTNEITFTAGSAGTPLTLNVSLTLGPCPYGGASANVTVLPAGSAVPFYTVTPCRIVDTRGATGPAGGPALPAGGADRTFVLAGSCGIPSGAAAVSANLTVVSPPAGGTLEVYRGDGAPSGMGSISFNAGKTRANNALVQLALDGSGTVKVNNASTGPVHFVLDVNGYFQ from the coding sequence ATGTTCGTGCGCTCCAGAGTCCTCCGTCTCCTTGTTCTTCTTCTGTCCTTCCTGCCGGCCGCGCGGATCGCCGCCGTCTCGAACACCATCGTCATCAGCCAGGTGTATGGCGGCGGCGGGAACTCCGGCGCCACGTACAAGAACGACTTCGTCGAGCTCTTCAACCGCGGGACGACGACGGTCAGCCTGAACGGCTGGTCCGTCCAATACGGCTCGGCGACGGGAACGACGTGGCAGGTAACGAACCTCACGAACGTCTCCCTCGCGCCCGGGCAGTACTACCTCGTTCAGGAGGCGCAGGGCGCCGGCGGCAGCGTGAACCTGCCCACGCCGGATGCGACCGGCACGATCGCGATGGGCGCGACCGCCGGGAAGATCGCCCTCGTCAGCGCGACCACGGCGCTCTCGGGCGCCTGCCCGACGGGGGGGGCGATCGTCGACTTCGTCGGGTTCGGGACGACGGCAAACTGCTCCGAGACGGCTCCGGCGCCCGCGCCATCGAACACGACCGCCGATCTTCGCGGATCGGGCGGCTGCACGGAAACCGACGCCAACAGCACGGACTTTGCGTCCGGCGCTCCGAACCCCCGCAACACGGCGACGACGCTCGCGCCCTGCTCGGGGGGCTCGCTCGCGCTCTCGATCAACGACGTCGCGCTCGCGGAGGGCAACTCCGGCACGACAACGTTCACGTTCACCGTGAGCCTCTCCGCGCCCGCGCCGGCGGGCGGCGTGACGTTCAACATCGCGACGCAGGACAGCACGGCGACCGTCGTCGACAGCGACTACGTGACGCGTTCGCTGATCGGTCAGAGCATCTCCGCGGGGAACTCGACGTACACGTTCGACGTCACGGTGAACGGCGACGCGACCGTCGAGCCGAACGAGACGTTCTTCGTGAACGTCACGAGCGTCGTCGGGACGGGCGTGACCGTCGCGGACGGCCAGGGCGTCGGGACGATCACGAACGACGACGTCGTCCTGACGCCGATCTACACGATCCAGGGCAGCGGTGCGACCTCGCCCCTCGTGAGCACCGCCGTCTCGACGTCGGGCATCGTGATCGGCGTGAAGTCGAACGGCTTCTTCCTCCAGGACCCGCTCGGCGACGGGAACCCGAACACGTCGGACGGAATCTTCGTGTTCACGTCGTCCGCGCCGCCGGCGGCGGCCGCCGTGGGCAATTCCGTTCTCGTGACGGGGACGGTCCAGGAGTTCATCCCGTCCGCGGACGCGAACAGCCCGCCCATGACGGAGCTGGCGCTCTCGCCGACCGTGTCGCTCCTGTCGACGGGCAATCCGCTCCCGGCCCCCTTCGTCCTGACGGCGGCCGACACGAGTCCGCTCGGGGCGATCGACCAGCTCGAGAGGTTCGAGGGCATGCGCGTCTCCGTGGCCTCGATGACGGTCGTGGCCCCCACGTCGGGAACCGTCAGCGAGGCGAGCGCGACGGCGACGTCGAACGGCGTCTTCTACGGCGTCATCACCGGCATCGCACGGCCCTTCCGCGAGGCGGGCGTCGAGGTCCCGGACCCGCTGCCCTCCGGGGCGCCCTGCTGCGTCCCGCGCTTCGACGCGAATCCGGAGCGGCTGCGGGTGGACGGAGACGGCCTCGTGGGCGGCACGGCGCTCGAGGTCACTTCCGGCGCCGTCGTCACGAACCTCGTCGGACCCCTCGACTACGGATTCCGCACGTACACGATCCTGCCGGACCCGGGCTCGTCGCCGGGGGTCAGCGGGAACGTGACGTTCACGCCCGTTCCGCTCCCCGCCAGCGACGAGTTCACGGTGACCTCGTTCAACATGCAGCGGTTCTTCGACACCGCCGACGAGCCGGGCGTCAGCGACGTCGTCCTCACGGGGACGGCGTTCAACAACCGCCTGAACAAGGCGTCGCTCGCGATCCGCAGCGTGCTGCGGACGCCCGACATCATCGGCGTGGAAGAGATGGAGAACCTTACGACGCTCCAGGCGGTCGCGACGAAGGTCAACGCCGACGCCGTGGCCGCGTCCGAACCCGATCCGTCGTACCAGGCGTTCCTCGTGGAGGGCAACGACGTCGGCGGGATCGACGTCGGCTTCCTCGTGAAGTCCTCCCGCGTGAGCGTCGTGGACGTCACGCAGGTCAACAAGGACGAGACGTACACCGACCCGAACACCGGGAACCCGGCTCTCCTGAACGACCGTCCTTCCCTCGTCCTCCGCGCGACGGTCGCGCCTCCCTCCGGCCCGGCGTTTCCGATCACGGTCATCGTGAATCACCTGCGCTCGCTCTCGGGCGTCGACGACCCGGCCGACGGCAACCGCGTCCGCACGAAACGCCGCGCGCAGGCCGAGTCCCTCGCGAACCTCATCCAGGCGCGCCAGATCGCAAATTCCGCCGAGAGGATCATCTCTCTCGGCGACTACAACGCGTTCCAGGTGAACGACGGCTACGTGGACGTCATCGGCACGGTCAAGGGGACCCCAACGCCCGCCACGGACGTCGTCCTCGCGAGCGCCGACCTCGTGAACCCGGACCTGACCGATCTCCTCGACCTCCTCCCGGCCGCCGACCGCTACTCGTACAGCTTCGACGGCAACGCCCAGGTGCTCGACCACGAGCTCGTCAACGCCGCGCTGCTGCCCTTCGTCTCGAGGGTGGCGTACGCGCGAAGCAACGCGGATTTCCCCGAGAGCTTCCGGAACGACCCGAACCGGCCCGAGCGCATCTCGGACCACGACATGGCCGTCGCGTACGTGCGCTTTCCCGCGCCGGCGACGGCGACCGTGAGCGGCGACGCGACGATCTGCTTCGGCTCCGCGACGACGATCCAGGCCGCGCTCACGGGCACTCCGCCGTGGAGCGTGACCTGGTCGGACAGCGTCGTGCAGTCGAACGTCCTGTCGAGCCCGGCGACGCGTGTCGTGAACCCGACGGTGACGACCACGTACACGGTAACGGCGGTCGCGGATGCGAACGGGCCGGGCACCGCCTCGGGGAGCGCGCAAATCGTCGTCAGCCCGCCCCCGCCGCAGGTGCCGCCCGTCATGACCGCGCCGTCCTTCGTGGGCGCGGGCTCGCCGAACCGCGCCGCGAGCGTCGCGTCGATCACCGGGGCGGCGTACCTCTGGACGATCACGAACGGGACGATCACGGCGGGCCAGGGCACGAACGAGATCACCTTCACGGCGGGATCGGCCGGAACGCCGCTGACCCTGAACGTGAGCCTCACGCTCGGGCCGTGTCCGTACGGTGGCGCGTCCGCGAACGTGACGGTCCTGCCGGCCGGGTCCGCCGTTCCGTTCTACACGGTGACGCCCTGCAGGATCGTCGACACGCGCGGCGCGACCGGACCGGCGGGCGGGCCGGCCCTCCCCGCGGGCGGAGCGGACCGCACGTTCGTTCTCGCGGGCAGCTGCGGGATCCCGTCGGGCGCGGCGGCCGTCTCGGCAAACCTGACGGTCGTGAGCCCGCCCGCCGGAGGAACCCTCGAGGTGTACCGGGGAGACGGCGCACCCTCGGGAATGGGGTCGATCTCGTTCAACGCGGGCAAGACGCGCGCGAACAACGCGCTGGTGCAGCTCGCGCTCGACGGGTCGGGGACCGTGAAGGTGAACAACGCGTCGACCGGGCCGGTCCACTTCGTCCTCGACGTGAACGGCTACTTCCAGTAG
- a CDS encoding HAMP domain-containing histidine kinase, translated as MADPDARFRRLITLVLAALGLLTAGSVLLFGHLLFKALSKDVVNDAILHTRLDAERLARGIAERSAGDPYLLKLKVTEIDRLVRAGVSERQILAEVEVLDNAKKEVLYSYNGTLTVPERARPVVDDPKVLNVRPVEPGTASRSWGYEAPEANPYDLEVPVGDFAVLRFGVSRRVLAERVEKLRRELYLRTFAAASVALLGIAAASAAVLLLIGRTRRAEEARVEAERLAELGEVAAGLAHEIRNPLNAMGLNLELLEEQLRDAARTGGPPPAELAQAARQETTRLSRLLADFLSYARPSPLSAVPADLNEAAGDAVAFLAPEAERRAIRLTFTPHAGGASSRLDPARVRQVVLNLVANALDAVEAEGASAREVDVRVEDAGAKWRLTVADRGPGVPPAKTADLFKLFVSTKPAGTGLGLPIAERIVKAHGGTLTLTSRPGEPTRAEATFPKAG; from the coding sequence GTGGCCGATCCCGACGCCCGGTTCCGGCGGCTCATCACGCTCGTCCTCGCGGCGCTCGGCCTGCTGACGGCGGGCTCCGTCCTGCTGTTCGGGCATCTCCTCTTCAAGGCGCTGTCGAAAGACGTCGTCAACGACGCGATCCTGCACACGAGGCTCGACGCCGAGCGGCTCGCGCGCGGCATCGCCGAGCGTTCCGCGGGCGATCCGTACCTCCTGAAGCTCAAGGTGACGGAGATCGACCGGCTCGTGCGGGCGGGCGTGTCCGAGCGCCAGATCCTCGCGGAGGTCGAGGTGCTCGACAACGCGAAGAAGGAGGTCCTCTACTCCTACAACGGCACGCTTACGGTGCCGGAGCGCGCGCGCCCGGTCGTCGACGACCCGAAGGTGCTGAACGTCCGTCCCGTCGAGCCCGGGACGGCGTCGCGCAGCTGGGGCTACGAGGCTCCGGAGGCGAACCCGTACGACCTCGAGGTGCCGGTCGGCGACTTCGCCGTTCTGCGCTTCGGGGTCTCGCGCCGGGTCCTCGCCGAGCGCGTCGAGAAGCTGCGCCGCGAGCTGTACCTGCGCACGTTCGCGGCCGCGAGCGTCGCGCTGCTCGGGATCGCCGCCGCGTCGGCCGCCGTCCTCCTTCTCATCGGCAGGACGCGCCGGGCGGAGGAGGCCCGCGTCGAGGCCGAGCGCCTCGCCGAGCTCGGCGAGGTCGCGGCCGGCCTCGCGCACGAGATCCGCAATCCGCTGAACGCGATGGGGTTGAACCTCGAGCTCCTCGAGGAACAGCTGCGCGACGCCGCGCGCACGGGCGGGCCGCCGCCGGCCGAGCTCGCGCAGGCCGCGCGGCAGGAGACGACCCGGCTTTCGCGCCTCCTCGCGGACTTCCTCTCCTACGCCCGCCCGTCGCCCCTGAGCGCCGTGCCCGCGGACCTCAACGAAGCGGCGGGGGATGCCGTCGCCTTCCTCGCGCCCGAGGCGGAGCGCCGCGCCATCCGGCTCACGTTCACGCCGCACGCGGGCGGTGCGTCGTCGCGCCTCGACCCCGCGCGCGTGAGGCAGGTCGTCCTGAACCTCGTCGCGAACGCGCTCGACGCCGTGGAGGCCGAGGGCGCGTCGGCGCGGGAGGTGGACGTGCGGGTCGAGGACGCCGGCGCGAAGTGGCGGCTCACGGTTGCCGACCGCGGCCCGGGCGTCCCGCCCGCGAAGACCGCGGACCTCTTCAAGCTCTTCGTGTCGACGAAGCCCGCCGGCACGGGACTCGGCCTTCCGATCGCCGAGCGCATCGTGAAGGCGCACGGCGGCACTCTGACGCTCACGTCGCGCCCCGGCGAGCCGACCCGCGCCGAGGCGACGTTTCCGAAGGCGGGCTGA
- a CDS encoding carboxypeptidase regulatory-like domain-containing protein, whose product MTRDPGKPRDRKWLPYKGALPGAAPARQADGALQSAPGVNAPNATGTNFDGLAANGSAPPDSSGRVGPNHFVEWINTVFAIYDKAGTILYGPASGNTLFTSLGGACSAFNDGDPVVQYDGLADRWVLTQFVVGAPAPAFSHQCVAVSKTGDPLGAYYLYDFPTDATNFVDYPKWTTWTDAYYMTAHLFNAAGTAFLGAPLYAFDRGSMLAGLPAAFQSVNLDPTGNVFGHLVADLDGLTPPPPGSPAYVFAPASPEWDGTATPGLHFWTAASTWGGTPTLTVTPKADVATAAYNTNLCGFSRDCIPQSGTTQKLDSLTGQLMFRAAYRKVGATESVLVSHTVNALVPPANQAAFRWYEIRTPATTPTIFQQGTYAPTTANRWVSSIAMDEVGNIAAGYSISDATMFPSINITGRQTFDPLGTLGGEIAMFTGLGAQTGGLNRWGDYTQMSVDPRDGCSFWYINQYQPASGSFNWKTRIGSFRFPNCVAPVRGTITGLVKDAVGNPIANAVVQVDAGFSGATDATGRYTIVLPPGPYTATATDPAAGCTPSASQAATVTNGATTTRNFTLTGAASLVVKSTAIDDSSGNGNGVINRNECFKLDVDLTNVGCLGASGVSAAITTSTPGVEILVGSSSYPNIARATEAFGTTPFSLATTAAFVCGTDIAVTLTVTSSAGMQVSALTLPTCRPTVVVTRSVTTASPTEAGRTTRNGVPATCAGKACPGLTDGANPHYYDAYSVSNPSSTARCVTVTASTSCSGTSMVHPVAYATSFNPANLCTNFLGDYGSSPNPGSVTFSVTLPAGQPLVLVSQAVSATTAGFVNCAGITYNVTGFLDDSDGGRPVAAASGGGTICLGNSVGLTGSGGTSCVWTPATGLSNPNTCTPTASPTVTTAYSVVVSNANGCASAPSSPVTVTIGAPPAAPVITAPATVGAGSPNRVASVPAVGGATYAWSITNGTITSGQGTDQITFTAGTPGTLTLGVIVTVGTCASSPGSANVTVASAGSALQFYGVTPCRIVDTRNANGPLGGPALAASGSPDRLFTLTGTCGIPSGAAAVSANLAVVSPSAGGSLAIYRGDGAATGTSSISFNAGKTRADNAILQLALDGSGTVKVNNSAAGTVNFILDVNGYFQ is encoded by the coding sequence GTGACCCGGGATCCGGGCAAGCCCAGGGACCGCAAGTGGCTTCCGTACAAGGGCGCCCTCCCGGGCGCCGCTCCGGCCCGGCAGGCGGACGGAGCGCTCCAGTCGGCTCCGGGGGTGAACGCGCCGAACGCAACAGGCACCAACTTCGATGGCCTGGCCGCGAACGGCTCCGCGCCGCCCGATTCCAGCGGCAGGGTCGGCCCGAATCATTTCGTCGAGTGGATCAACACCGTCTTCGCCATTTATGACAAGGCCGGCACGATTCTCTACGGCCCGGCCTCGGGCAACACTCTCTTCACGAGCCTCGGCGGAGCCTGCTCGGCCTTCAACGACGGCGACCCCGTCGTCCAGTACGACGGGCTGGCCGACCGGTGGGTCCTCACGCAGTTCGTCGTCGGGGCTCCGGCTCCGGCCTTCTCCCACCAGTGCGTCGCCGTGTCGAAGACAGGCGATCCGCTCGGGGCTTACTACCTCTACGACTTCCCGACCGACGCGACGAACTTCGTGGACTACCCGAAGTGGACGACGTGGACCGATGCCTACTACATGACGGCCCACCTCTTCAACGCGGCGGGCACGGCGTTCCTCGGCGCGCCGCTCTACGCCTTCGACCGCGGGAGCATGCTGGCCGGGCTTCCGGCCGCCTTTCAGTCCGTGAATCTCGACCCGACGGGGAACGTTTTCGGCCACCTCGTGGCCGATCTCGACGGCCTCACGCCGCCACCGCCCGGCTCTCCGGCTTACGTCTTCGCTCCCGCCTCGCCGGAATGGGACGGAACGGCCACGCCGGGTCTCCACTTCTGGACCGCGGCTTCCACGTGGGGCGGCACGCCGACCCTGACCGTTACCCCGAAAGCCGACGTCGCCACGGCTGCGTACAACACCAACCTCTGCGGGTTCAGCCGCGACTGCATTCCACAGTCGGGAACGACGCAGAAGCTCGATTCTCTGACCGGCCAGCTCATGTTCCGGGCCGCCTACCGCAAGGTCGGCGCCACCGAGTCGGTCCTCGTGTCGCACACCGTCAATGCGCTCGTCCCGCCCGCGAACCAGGCCGCATTCCGGTGGTACGAGATCCGGACCCCGGCGACGACCCCGACGATCTTCCAGCAGGGGACGTACGCGCCCACGACGGCGAATCGCTGGGTCTCGAGCATCGCCATGGACGAGGTCGGAAACATCGCGGCCGGCTACAGCATCTCCGACGCCACGATGTTTCCCTCGATCAACATCACGGGCCGTCAGACCTTCGACCCCCTGGGCACCCTCGGCGGCGAGATCGCCATGTTCACCGGCCTCGGAGCGCAAACCGGCGGCCTGAACCGCTGGGGCGACTACACGCAGATGTCCGTCGATCCCCGCGACGGCTGTTCTTTCTGGTACATCAACCAGTACCAGCCGGCGTCCGGATCATTCAACTGGAAGACGCGGATCGGGTCGTTCCGTTTTCCGAACTGCGTGGCGCCCGTGCGCGGGACGATCACCGGGCTCGTGAAGGACGCGGTGGGGAACCCGATCGCGAACGCCGTGGTTCAGGTCGACGCGGGGTTCTCGGGGGCCACGGACGCGACCGGCCGCTACACGATCGTCCTTCCGCCCGGCCCCTATACCGCGACGGCAACCGATCCGGCCGCCGGCTGCACGCCGTCGGCCTCGCAGGCGGCCACGGTCACGAACGGCGCGACGACCACCCGGAACTTCACCCTGACGGGGGCCGCGAGCCTTGTTGTCAAGAGCACGGCCATCGACGACAGCTCCGGGAACGGCAACGGCGTCATCAACCGGAACGAGTGCTTCAAGCTCGATGTGGATCTCACGAACGTCGGGTGCTTGGGAGCGAGCGGGGTTTCCGCCGCCATCACGACGTCGACGCCGGGCGTCGAGATCCTCGTCGGCTCGTCCTCCTACCCGAACATCGCCCGCGCCACCGAGGCGTTCGGCACGACCCCGTTCTCCCTGGCCACGACGGCGGCCTTCGTCTGCGGAACGGACATCGCGGTGACGTTGACCGTGACGTCGTCCGCCGGCATGCAGGTTTCGGCCCTGACCTTACCGACCTGCAGGCCGACCGTGGTCGTGACCAGGAGCGTGACCACCGCCAGCCCCACCGAGGCGGGCCGGACCACCCGGAACGGAGTTCCTGCGACCTGCGCCGGCAAGGCCTGCCCGGGTCTCACGGACGGCGCCAACCCTCACTACTACGACGCGTACTCGGTCTCCAACCCGAGTTCGACGGCCCGCTGCGTCACCGTGACGGCGAGCACGTCCTGTTCCGGCACCAGCATGGTTCATCCGGTGGCGTACGCAACGTCCTTCAACCCCGCGAACCTCTGCACGAACTTCCTCGGAGACTACGGATCCAGTCCGAATCCGGGATCGGTGACATTCAGCGTCACCCTGCCGGCCGGCCAGCCGCTCGTCCTCGTTTCGCAGGCTGTTTCCGCCACCACTGCAGGCTTCGTCAACTGCGCCGGGATCACGTACAACGTCACGGGGTTCCTCGACGATTCCGACGGCGGGCGGCCCGTCGCGGCGGCTTCGGGCGGCGGCACGATCTGCCTCGGAAACTCCGTCGGCCTGACGGGCTCCGGCGGCACGTCCTGCGTCTGGACGCCGGCGACCGGCCTCAGCAATCCGAACACCTGCACGCCGACGGCGTCCCCGACCGTCACGACCGCCTACTCGGTCGTGGTCTCGAACGCGAACGGCTGCGCCAGCGCCCCGAGCTCGCCGGTCACGGTCACGATCGGCGCTCCCCCGGCCGCTCCGGTCATCACGGCTCCCGCGACGGTCGGAGCGGGTTCGCCGAACCGGGTCGCGAGCGTGCCGGCGGTCGGCGGCGCCACCTACGCCTGGTCGATCACCAACGGGACGATCACGTCGGGCCAGGGGACGGACCAGATCACCTTCACGGCGGGAACGCCGGGGACGCTCACCCTCGGTGTGATCGTGACCGTCGGAACGTGTGCGTCCAGCCCCGGAAGCGCAAACGTCACGGTCGCTTCTGCCGGCTCCGCGCTTCAGTTCTACGGCGTGACGCCCTGCCGGATCGTGGACACGAGGAACGCAAACGGCCCGCTCGGCGGACCCGCGCTCGCCGCCTCCGGCAGTCCGGACCGTCTGTTCACCCTGACGGGAACGTGCGGGATTCCGTCGGGAGCCGCGGCCGTCTCGGCGAACCTGGCCGTCGTGAGCCCGTCCGCCGGAGGATCTCTCGCGATCTATCGCGGGGACGGGGCCGCCACGGGGACGTCTTCGATCAGCTTCAACGCGGGGAAGACCCGCGCCGACAACGCCATCCTGCAACTCGCGCTCGATGGCTCCGGCACCGTGAAGGTGAACAACTCGGCGGCCGGAACGGTCAATTTCATCCTGGACGTGAACGGCTACTTCCAGTAG